The genomic interval GTGTCGATTCCGCGCGCCGGACTCCTCATATCCGCGTTCGCGATCGGCATGGTGGTCGGCGCCCCGCTGCTCGCCGTGGCGACGCTGCGGCTGCCGCGCCGCACGACGCTCATCGCGCTGATCTCGGTCTTCGGCCTCGGCCAGGTCGCGGGTGCGCTCGCGCCGACGTACGAGGTGCTGTTCGCGTCCCGCGTGGTGAGCGCGTTCGCGTGCGCCGGTTTCTGGGCGGTCGGGGCGGCCGTCGCCATCGCAATGGTGCCGGTGAACGCGCGGGCCCGTGCGATGGCCGTGATGATCGGCGGGCTGTCGATCGCGAACGTGCTGGGCGTCCCGCTGGGCGCGTTCCTCGGGGAGAACCTGGGCTGGCGGTCCGCGTTCTGGGCGGTCGGCGCGGCCTCGGCGGTGGCCCTGGTCGGCGTCGTGACACTGATCCCGCGCATCCCGCTGCCCGACGAGAAGCCGCAGCTCAAGCGGGAGATGGGCATCTACCGCGACCGTCAGGTGTGGCTGTCGATCGTGATCACCGCGCTCGCGGCGGGCGGTGTGTTCTGCGCGTTCAGCTATCTCGCGCCGTTGCTGACGGATGTCGCCGGCCTGGACTCGGGCTGGGTGCCGACCGTGCTCGCGCTGTTCGGCGTGGGCGCCCTGGTCGGTACGACGATCGGCGGCCGGGTCGCGGACGCGCACCTCTTCGGGGTGCTGCTCAGCGGCATCGCGGCGTCGACGGTGTTCCTGGGGGCGCTGGCGCTGTTCGCGTCGAACCAGGCGGCCGTGATCACGCTGTCGTTCCTGCTGGGCCTGTCCGCGTTCTACACCGCCCCGCGCTCAACGCCCGGATGTTCAACGTGGCGGGCGCCGCCCCGACGCTGGCGGGGGCGACGACGACCGCCGCGTTCAACCTGGGCAACACGGGCGGCCCGTGGCTCGGCGGCACGGTGATCGACGCGGACTTCGGCTTCGAGGCGACGGCCTGGGCCGGGGCGGCGATGACCGTGGCGGCGCTGGTGGCCGTGGTGTTCTCGCTGCGGCTCCAGCGGGCGCGCGGCGCGGCGGCATCCCGGCTGGTGGCGCAGGGTTCGCCGCAGGCGGCGCCGGTGGAGTCGACGGAGTGCGCGACGGGCTGACCCCGAGAGCGGTCAGGGGGCCGGGCGCCCCTTCGGCCGCCGCAGCCCCGCTTCCGTGAGCCGCCGGACCAGCTCCTTCGAGCCGATCTCCCGTGCCCCGGCCCGTACCGCGTCCTCGTAGCTCGCGGCCGGGATGTCGTAGTGGTCGCGCTCGAACGCCCGCGCCGGGGCGCCGATGGACGCCGCGAAGGCGTGCAGCTCCTCGAAGGACACATCGCTGACCAGGTGCGACCAGAGGCGCCCGTGACCGGGCCAGGTCGGCGGGTCGATGTAGAGCGTCATCGCCTCACCGCCGGAGTAT from Streptomyces drozdowiczii carries:
- a CDS encoding DUF4031 domain-containing protein, coding for MTLYIDPPTWPGHGRLWSHLVSDVSFEELHAFAASIGAPARAFERDHYDIPAASYEDAVRAGAREIGSKELVRRLTEAGLRRPKGRPAP